gtatataccataaaaaccaaacctaacacgaatttgaaaatgacgtaataataacttacaaatttatgactcaaaacacaaaCTATTTTACAGAAATAGTATATAACTATATATATAAGTGTATATGCTtgcattgattcatctgttgatggttatggacgtgtttagcattttaaaaagagaaaaataactatGCTACAAGAAAAAATTACGTGCTTAgtagtgaatttgactcatgtacaagaaaaatgacaacttgtatggttgtttatctcaagaaatataaatttaatttttactttggtttattcggttaaccgttcggtttttcggtatataccatataAACCAAAGTTCAAaacggtatgaaaagttcataccataccgaaaccagaaaccataaaaaccataaaatcggttcggttcggtttattttcggtatggtttttcggttcggttttcaaATGCACAGAGTGAGTCTTCGTAGATATTCCATTATGAACCACATaatttaaagtgtagattcactcattttgcttcatatataGTTTAACAAGAGGTGTAGTAGCTAGCGTTGGATACCTCTTGGACCATGGCGCCGTCGTCGGTGCTGAAGATGCGCACGAGCGTGCCCTTTGATCCGGCTGTGGCGAGCAGCCGGCCGTCGCGGGAGAGCGCGATGCACGACAGGCTCGACGCGTGCGCGTGCACGTCGACGCTGCCGGGCTTGCCGGTCCGGCGGACCTGCACCGCCCCCTTCTCCGGCCGCGGCAGGGCGCAGACGAGCCGCGTCTCCTGGTCAACCGCCAGCGCGCACAGCCCAAGCGGGTTGGGGCCCGTCTGAACCAGCTTTCGGCTCTTCAAGTCGCCGTTGATGACCAGCATCGCCATCTGCTGGCCGGCGACGAGCACGTGGTCCCCGAGAAGGCGGAGCCCGCCCACGGGGCCGAGGTCGGGGGTGCTGGCCGAGCCGATGGCTATCTGCTTCGCCTCCCCGCTCTCCTCGTCCCAGAAGTAGATCGCGTGGTGCTCGGCCGCGCCCTTGACGGCGCCTGTCGTCCGGGTCACAACGGCCACGCGCGACCGCGTTAGCAGCTCGGTGGAGGTCACCACGACGCCGGGCGAGGCGACGGCGTCGGACTTGTAGTGGACGCGCTCGACCTTGTCGTCGTCGCAGGAGAAGACGTGGAACCCGGTGGCCGTGGACGCGACGAAGTGGGAGGCGCCGCTGCTGAAGGCGACTTGGACGATCGGGGAGTCGGCTTCGGCGGTGGCCGCGGGGAACGACGACGAAGGCGCCATGGTCGATCAATCGAAGTCGaaacctagctagctagctacgtgATGAATCGATCAGCACGGCGGCGACGACGTATGTACCCTGGGCGTCCGTGACCGTGATTTAAGCCGCTCGTACGGAATTTGGTGACCATAACTACGTCGAACCGACCGTGACAAGCTTTGCATGTTTggttccgcaaaaaaaaaaaactttgcATGGTTGGAGCCGGACTCTGTAACTTGCAGCGCACACGTAAGCGGACTACAACTGTCCACGAAATTCACCCCGTATCAAAATTGaattcagttttgctaaagcatatTTAGATGTGTCCTAATTATTTTACATCTAAGTTATATCAGTGATTTTACATGAAAATTCATGCACACATTTTGTTGTCTACTTTATTTTCCTTTGTAGTGTGACTGGGTCACTTAGATGTGCCTAGATAGACACGAATGATTTTTTTAATTGTGAAGCTTTCGTtttaaaatataagacgttttggtagGTTATAGACTAGCCTACAAAAACATCGTATATTTTGAAATAGAGAGAGTAAATGTTAGGGATGCTGCTAATTAGCGGCTAGCTGCATCACGACACCAGAGGTCCCCACGATCATCCGCAACAAAATTCTGACAATGTTGAGGACGATGAGGTTGACGACTTGATGAGGTTGCACGGGGTAACGGACATATAATGTGCACCCGATAACCTTTGGGGAAGGCTTTAGCTGAGCATGTCGATGCCTCAACTGGAACTTGGCTAGAAAATTAAAATGACAACAGTGCACTGATGAGGGACACAACGAAGAGAAAAGATAGAAGGCGACAAAGCGGAGGCATTaaaagcatctctagcagacctttTATAAGGCTAGTCCTTAGAACATCTCCAACAGGCGTCGGACGGGCCGCGCACAAAAAACAGCTTTGCCGCGTGTCCATTGCCTGGTTTGGTGCGGCGCGCAGCGCTGCCTCCAGCAGCTGCGCTAAGATGCAGCGCGCAAAAAATGCAGCACGCGCGCTCATTTTACAACATTTTCGGAAGCATAGATAATAAGATAAAAAATGATAAATTGCATAGATAAAAAACGATAAAAAGGTATTTTACATTGGTGCAACTAGATAGATAGTTcgaaagcatagatagatagaactaCGGTGTAACTAGATAGAAACTACTACGGCATACATAGATAGAAACTACTCCAAGTCGctaccaccatcatcaccatcatcatcctcgtcGGTGTTATCCGAGGTATCGAGCCACATGTCGTCTCAACATTCATCGTCTGACGTGAAGATCGACCTCCCACCTGCTGCAACGATATCGCACTGCGCATTCGCCAATGCCTTCCGCCGATGCCGGTCCGCCCGCTCCgcgcggcgccttgccgtcctctccgcccgGTAGGCACGCTCGTCGGTGACGTCCTTCGGGTGGcgacggcgccactccgccatggctcgctcgtcctcctcggcgatgaggaggcggcggcagcgccGAGTTTGGTCGGCATGGTCCATATCGGTGATAAGACGCGACAGAGGGGCGACGCGCTACGCCTGCTCGCGTGTGAAGACGTCCCAGAAGTTCATCTGCGACCGGGGCCTATCCAAGCGCCACGCCgctgcgtcgtacgcgcgggccgccTCGTACGCGCTCCGGAACGacccgaggccgagccggacgtcgTCGGACCAGATCTCGGCGGAGTACCAGCCGTTCGGGCGCTCGCGGACGCCGCGCTAGCCCGAAGAACCCCGGCGGCgcgacggcatggtggcgcggaAACCGGCGAAGCGGCGGGGTTGCGAGGGGAgggcgctgttggggaacgtagacgcacacacaagatcatggtgatgcatagcaacgagaagggagagtgtgatctacgtacccttgtagaccgatagcggaagcgttagcacaacgcggttgatgtagtcgtacgtcttcacggcccgaccgatcaagcaccgaaactacggcacctccgagttttagcacacgttcagctcgatgacgatccccggactccgatccagcaaagtgtcgaggaagagttccgtcagcacgatgacgtggtgacgatcttgatgtactactgtcgcagggcttcgcctaagcaccgctacaatattatcgaggattatggtggaagggggcatcgcacacggctaagaatatgatcacgtggatcaacttgtgtgtctaggggtgccctctgcccccgtatataaaggatcaaccggaggaggccggccggccacatatggcgcgccaaggaggagtcctcctcctagtaggagcaggactcctactaagagggggaaagaagtggggagggagaaggaaagggggcgcccccccctctcttagtccaattcggaccaggagggaggaggcacgcggcccacctttggctgcccctctctctctccactaaggcccatatgtcccattacttctcccggggggttccggtaaccctccggctctccggttttctccgaaatcacccggaacacttccggtgtacgaataaagccgtccaatatatcaatctttatgtctcgaccatttcgagactcctcgtcatgtccgtgatcacatccgagactccgaactaacttcggtacatcaaaactcacaaactcataatataactgtcatcgaaaccttaagcgtgcggaccctacgggtttgagaataatgtagacatgaccgagacacgtctccggtcaataaccaatagcagaatctggatcctcatattggctcctacatattctacgaagatctttatcggtcagaccccataacaacatatgttgttccctttgtcatcggtatgttacttgcccgagattcgatcgtcggtatctcaatacctagttca
The window above is part of the Triticum aestivum cultivar Chinese Spring chromosome 2A, IWGSC CS RefSeq v2.1, whole genome shotgun sequence genome. Proteins encoded here:
- the LOC123184770 gene encoding autophagy-related protein 18a — its product is MAPSSSFPAATAEADSPIVQVAFSSGASHFVASTATGFHVFSCDDDKVERVHYKSDAVASPGVVVTSTELLTRSRVAVVTRTTGAVKGAAEHHAIYFWDEESGEAKQIAIGSASTPDLGPVGGLRLLGDHVLVAGQQMAMLVINGDLKSRKLVQTGPNPLGLCALAVDQETRLVCALPRPEKGAVQVRRTGKPGSVDVHAHASSLSCIALSRDGRLLATAGSKGTLVRIFSTDDGAMVQELRRGIDRADIHCIAFSPDFRWLAVSSDKGTVHVFPVASIDKATSTMAGGDRDALLVAPSRAAASPPPPAASKQGSLLPSFLKGYLPSYFSSERSLAQVRLREGVEYAVEFWRHHPNIILIVGTDGSFYRCGFDPLNTGEMKQLEHKRFMKIKESEDNQRVQSET